The DNA sequence TTCTCTTCTGATCAATGTGGATGTTTTTTGGTGTTGTTTTGTTTAGGTGGAGGAATCAAAGTATGTATTTGAAGCCAGGACTATTCAAAGAATGGAGCTTTTGGTGCTTTCAACTCTTGACTGGAGGATGAATCCGGTAACCCCAAATTCATTCTTTGATCACATGATCAGGAGGCTTGGTTTGAAGATCCATTTGCATTCGGAGTTTCTGTGGAGATGTGAGCGCCTCCTTCTCTCTGTCATTGCAGGTGAGCAATCAGATAGCTCTTCAAGTGTATTAGTATCAATCCTACAccataaaaaaagaaatgtaCTCATAATGATATGACTTGGTACTATTCTTATTTTTAATGGTGGATTTTAATTGCAGATTCCAGATTTCTGGTCTTTCTGCCTTCTATAGTAGCTGCTGCAGTAATGCTGTATGTTATTAATGAAATTGAAACATTCAATCCTGTCGATTATCAGAATCAGGTTTTGAGTGTACTCAAAGTCAGCCAGGTTTGTACTCAATACAGGGGTTCTCACTCAATATATAGGTGTCTGTTCACTGCTTCTGCAAATGTAATGCGATCAAAACTTAATGTCTTAAGTAGTTCAATGTAATGACTTCTTGTACAGGGCATAGTCAGTGAATGCTACAAGCTCATCCTGGTACTATCAGCCAGCACTGTGCAAAACCAAGGGCATAAACGCAAGCATTCATTCATACCTAGCAGCCCAAGTGGAGTTATAGATGTATGTTTCAGCTCTGATACCTCAAATGATTCATGGGCTGTGGCTTCACCGCTCTCATCTTTGCCAGATCCTCGATTTAAAAGGAGCAGACTTCAGGACCAGCAGATGCGGCTACCCTCGTTAAATCGTGTATCTGTTGATGTGCTTAGCAGCTCTCGTTAGTGTCTTGTCTTTTGTCTACTATTAAACATGGTAGTATATACAATCCTTGTAATGCATCTTATTGGTGGTATCTGTTCTATATGTGCAATCTGACTATGTTCTATGATATATTTCATTTTGTAGCCAAACCTATTAATATGAATTGGTCTTCAGATCAAACTCCATTTCTGTCTCTTTTATAAGTTTCATTGTTTAAATTGAGAGCTGGTA is a window from the Rosa chinensis cultivar Old Blush chromosome 2, RchiOBHm-V2, whole genome shotgun sequence genome containing:
- the LOC112188301 gene encoding cyclin-D3-2, with the protein product MALQEQDSQELQNPPMLLDALFCEEGLEGEEEDLGDNGVEEQSESCVETLEKQSSPLVMSKGDLFWEEDELVSLISKEKQTHVSFSGSNSDGSLMVARREALVWILSVKSHYGLSCLTTVLAMNYFDRFSSSSVFQKDKPWMSQLTAVACLSLAAKVEETHVPLLLDLQVEESKYVFEARTIQRMELLVLSTLDWRMNPVTPNSFFDHMIRRLGLKIHLHSEFLWRCERLLLSVIADSRFLVFLPSIVAAAVMLYVINEIETFNPVDYQNQVLSVLKVSQGIVSECYKLILVLSASTVQNQGHKRKHSFIPSSPSGVIDVCFSSDTSNDSWAVASPLSSLPDPRFKRSRLQDQQMRLPSLNRVSVDVLSSSR